CCATTTTATCCTTTTTATCCTCTCCATGAGAGGATGGAGGAGCGCCAAGAGACTCATTGCCCTTAGATGCTTCCTCAAGTTTTTTTAGAATGGCCGCAATCGATGGCCCCTTCTTCACATTGATCATATCAAGAAGGGCCATCTCCAGGCTTATCCTCTCATTAAATGAAAACCTTAAATCACTCATGAGTTCGCTTGCTATCCTGAACAATACGCTCAACTCCTCATCGCAGAATAGGTTTGCAGCATCCTTTATTCGATCCATCTCGTCATCAGAAAACCCTAATATATCCTTAACGGAGACTCCACAGCCTACCAGTCTCAATGTTCTCAAGATATCGATAAATCCTGTAACATACCCATTGATGTCAGCCCCGAGTGTTACTATACGGTCAACCTCACTCATTGTCTGCTTTGCATCCAGGCTTCCGATATACCTCAATAGGCTAAGATAACTCTCGAGCGGCATCACCCCTAGAATAGCTAATGCGTCAGACTCATCAATCTCACCCTCAGAGAAGGCTATTAATTGATCAATTAGAGACTGGGCATCACGCATGGAACCCTCTGATGCCCTGGCTATTTGATAGAGGGCTCCCTCAAGGATATTATATCCCTCACTCTCCACAATACGCTTCAAGTGATCCACAATAAATTCATTGGGAATTTTTTTAAATGAATACTTCTGGCATCGCGATAAAATTGTCTCAGGTATGCGATGGATCTCTGTTGTCGCAAACACAAAAACAACATGCCGCGGAGGCTCTTCAAGGGTTTTCAAGAGAGCGTTAAAGGCCTCCTTAGTAAGCATGTGAACTTCATCAATAATATATATCTTGTATCTACATTTGATTGGGGCAAAATTTACATTCTCCCTCAACTCCCGTACATCCTCAATCCCTCTATTGGATGCCCCATCTATCTCAATAACATCAAAGGAAGAGCCTTGCCTTATCTCTACACAATTTTCACATTTGCCGCAGGGGGAATCTGTCAGGCCAGTATTACAGTTCAATGCCTTTGAGAGCACCCTCGCCATTGTGGTTTTTCCAACACCCTTGGGCCCAGCGAATAGATAAGCGTGAGACACCCTCCCCTTTTTAATGCTATTTCTTATGGTTCTTGAGATATGATTCTGGAAGATAATCTCATCGAAATTTTGAGGACGCCATTTTCTGGCAATTACCTGATATGTCATGTACTTTCTTTGATGAATTTAGCCAAAATCTTGTTATATCAGAAATATTGATCTACCCTATCACATTGCACATTAGCATTGTAATTGAGATTATGCCTACAGGTGCAGTTCTGCTGCTACTATGCCCGGCATATCAATAATCCTAACTGTAAAATGATTCGGAGAAGGAGGGATTCGAACCCTCGGTAGCTTGCACTACACACGGTTTCCAACCGTGCTCCTTCGACCACTCAGACACTTCTCCATTTGGTAAATTCTATAATAATGGCAGGAAATCCCTGCAATTTATTTAGAACTAACATCATCTGTTCTGTAAATAAAAAAAAGCATATGTGGTTTATTAAAAATACTCAATAGCATTGTCAACAAACAAACATCCACTTTTAAGGAAAATACGGAGAGAGAGGGATTCGAACCCTCGGAGGAATTACTCCTCAACGATTTTCGAGACCGTCCCATTCGACCACTCTGGCATCTCTCCACAGGTTGTTTGAATTAGCATGATGATTGACCAATCTGTAAAGAATTTTTTGATAAAATAATCCTATGTTAAGGGATACCTTTATCCACTAGGCGCATATTTTCAGGCTATCCTAGAGATACTATCAAGGGCTATCCCCCCTCCACTATCTCTACTAAAATAGACCCATAATAATTACCTTATGATTGCTAAATCAATAATACTTTGATAAAGATGTATACTAAAAGATAAATATTCTCCCTGCTGAAGGCGCAGAGGAATATTTATCTTTTAGTCTGATGTGTTAGTTACAAGATATTCTTCTCTTTTTGAGTACTCAACATAAATAGACCAATACTGGAAAGCTTTCTTCCATCATTTTATAAACACTCTCACTTGAAAATGAAGGAGTTATGGTCTATAGGTTGTAGTAAGTAAAATCTTTGAGGTAATAACATTTCAATGAGGTTAATTTAATAAATTTTAATAAAATCCTTGATATTCATCTCTAATAATTCGATGTTTTCTTCGATAATACTTGACAATAGTGGGCTTGATCATTAAATAGTTCGCTATGATTCTATCAGGCCAACCAAATTCTAAAAGACGTAGAATAGATCTTTTCATAATCCAACCTCCATGTATTTTTGTATATAGTTCCTTCATGTTGAGTATATCTAATAAATCATAAAAATCAATCATTTTTCAAAAAATTTTTTTTTAAAAATGTCACAACTCAAAAAGTGGCTATAGTTTTGCATATGAGAAAGGAGCGATTCTGTGTATGCATTAATTACAAATATTCGCACAAAGGCGCAGAGTCACAAGGAATTGTAAGAGAGAATGGAAGGGAGATATAAAACAAAATCTTTGTATCATTGTGTGAGAATAAAAACTTATTACCCGACAACGCATACAACCTCTACTCCGGGACAGGGAGGCTGGCTCACATGTTGTTCTGAATGGCGTTTGCCGGGATGCATTGCTCCCTTGCAGGATGATAGAGTTGAGAGATCGGGTTGCAAAGAGGACAAGGGAGAGAAGCATGGCTATTGACAGATACCGGTTATTGTGATACACTATTTACCTAATAGTCTAATTACTTCCGTGCTTATGTACACTGCCTCATAGAGGATAATCCTTTATCTTTTTCAGATAAGGATAAAATAAAAACCCTCGCAAAAGTATATAAAAGGAGGTGATTAAAGATGGCCAAGAGATCCTTTGCAGATATAATCAATCAATATCAAATATTGATTTCCGGATTAAAGAAGAACGAGAACGAGCTTTCCCTGCCAATAGCGATTCCGGATTTTGAGGAGCATGTATCAGATGCCGTGGAAAAA
The sequence above is a segment of the Spirochaetota bacterium genome. Coding sequences within it:
- the dnaX gene encoding DNA polymerase III subunit gamma/tau, coding for MTYQVIARKWRPQNFDEIIFQNHISRTIRNSIKKGRVSHAYLFAGPKGVGKTTMARVLSKALNCNTGLTDSPCGKCENCVEIRQGSSFDVIEIDGASNRGIEDVRELRENVNFAPIKCRYKIYIIDEVHMLTKEAFNALLKTLEEPPRHVVFVFATTEIHRIPETILSRCQKYSFKKIPNEFIVDHLKRIVESEGYNILEGALYQIARASEGSMRDAQSLIDQLIAFSEGEIDESDALAILGVMPLESYLSLLRYIGSLDAKQTMSEVDRIVTLGADINGYVTGFIDILRTLRLVGCGVSVKDILGFSDDEMDRIKDAANLFCDEELSVLFRIASELMSDLRFSFNERISLEMALLDMINVKKGPSIAAILKKLEEASKGNESLGAPPSSHGEDKKDKMETGLDKSNSVVERIREVFQGQIIEKGDK